In Denticeps clupeoides unplaced genomic scaffold, fDenClu1.1, whole genome shotgun sequence, the DNA window GATGAAGTCTCCTTCCACAACGAGGCGTTCGGGAGCTATGACACCTCACACTCAGTGCTTCATGGGAAACAAGGCACTTACAATGCAGCCAACCAATCCAGAGCCCTCAGCACTGATGTCACTCAGAGCTCAACCACACCCACTGTGTCCCAGGAAGACACTGGCCCTGGTATCAGGACCAATGGGAGGTCaacagacaaacacagaaacaaatcaGTGTCCTTTCAGGATGAGGTGATTGTGAGGGATAAAGAGAAGGAGGATGACAAGGATAAGAGCATCAGAACTTGTCCACCTGATAAAGTCACAGGTATAGTGACAGAACAAGAACAAAGTAGCTCTTGTACAAAGCATGACCCACAACCAGAGTCCCAGCGTGATGTAGTAACATCTCAGAGCAACTCATACAACAGTGAAATTGAACAAATCCATTCTGGAAGCCAGATCGTCGAAGCAGATGAGACACGACCAAACCCCACTGAGCTGAACAGCATCCCCGATCTCCAACTTTTACAGCCCACAGACACAGATCTGGAAGAGAAATTCTGGCCAAACAGAAACAAGCTCTCCAATGCACAATCCAACACAGAACCAGAGACGGAGGTCCACCAAGCTGCCACAGATAACAGCACCCAAACCACCAAGCAGACACCTGAAACTACAAGAACAAGTGACTCCAGCGCTGACGTAGACTGAACAGTTCTCATCAATTGACATCTCAGCTGTGGAGTGACTGGGGTTGAACCAAAGACCTGTAGAATGCTAGTTCACCAGATGTAGGACCTTCAGAAACCATTCATCTACAGAGCCTGCCGCAGTCTCCAACACGACCATTTACTTCAACATCACAAGCGCAGATGAGTCAGCAAGAGATCAGCAGGGGAGATCAGCTGCTTTGCAACCAGGTCATCAATTGAAATCCCACTGTGTTCACCCAGAGTTGAGAAGATCAGTGTGGAGAAGATGGAGCAGTAGAACAAGTCAGACGGACGGCTTTATCTTgagtaataaatgaaatgtctgCTTGTGCACGTGTAGTTACGAGCTTGTGCTTATGATTGGGTGATCATGATGGTTATGAGCATGTGGAGATCATGTGAATGTGATTGTGTTCACGACTGTGGGGTCATCATATGGAGGTTTGATGTACGGCAGGTGGAAACCACTGGATTCCAGGAACCGAAGTGGGAACGATTCAAATTTATTTCAATATCAGGGCCCTGGACAGAAAATGTTCAGCGAAACCAGCAGCAATATTTTCAGCAAATATGAGTGAATAGACACATTCAATCCTATCTGCACAGCAAATCAGTATATTGCTGCAGAATTGAGGCTGAAGTCAGATTAGAACAATAAAATACACGTTTTATACAAAACCACGTCATGATGAGGGCTATCAAAAGAAAtgacaacacacagacactcttcCAAAAACTATAAAATgtgtaatcacacacacacacacacacacacacacacacagtcaccgtAATGTTGCTCTGCCTGATGCTCCATTGAAGGCTTCAGGCTTCTGCTTTTGTTAACATGGAATgatcatgtacacacacacacacacacacaggttctgctcatgtgtgtttaaaactttttcctgagtaaaacacacaatgcacatttCCATAACACACACGGAACattgcgtgtttgtgtgttagaACTCTTCATGTCGAGCTAAAGCTTCTCCAAAGTCAGTGGCTTGGCTTCCCACAAACAGGTCGTATTTCTGCACGATCTCAGACTTTGTCAAGCGTCCATCctaaaacaaaatgtatacaaaacAGACAGTCATGATGGTTGAAAAGCTACCAAACCTGGACAGcacaaacattattaaagatTGTGATTatcttcttacatttacatttctggcatttaccagacgcccttatccagagcgccttacagtcagtagtgacagggacagtcagggttacgtgtcctgctcagggacacgatggtagtaagcggtcATGCGGTCATGTAGGTTTTCTACAGATCGACACAGTGGTCTGAAGGAGTCTGGTAGGTGGGTGCAGAGCGAGAGGTGGGAGTACCTGATCTGCGTCGGACTCGTACAGCAGGTGTTTGGCCTCGGCCTCGGCGTGGTCGTAGTCTGAAGGGAGGATCCAGTCCCGCGTCTCCTGTTGGTCCATTCGCCCGTCTTTGTTCTTATCGCGGAATTCTGTGAACTGCTCCCGTTCGGTCTGCACCCACTCCGGTTCAGCTGGATCCCCTTCTTTATTATACATGTCCcctacatacacaaacacaatttatACCTCAAATTCATTTTTCAAGAAACACAACCAGAGCCACGCCCACCAGCAAACTCACCAATGTACTCCTCCAGATCAATGAATCCATCAGCGTTCTTATCAATGTCCTCCATCGTCTCCTGTTGtcagacacatttacagcatttatgagacgcccttatccagagcgactcttctggttcataggagagtgtgttacccgctaggctactaccaccctacagttagtgtgtgtgtgtgtgtgtgtgtcaaggaacaaggaaagtgaagtgattgtcacacgtgatacacagcacacagtgcacacagtgcacacagtgaaatttgtcctctgtatttaacccatcaccctgagtgagcagtgggcaccatgacaggtgcccggggagcagtgtgtggggacggtgctttgctctgtggcacctcagtggcaccttgagggatcgggattcgaaccggcaaccttctgattacggttgaccactaggccaccactgccgtgtgtttgtgtgtgtgtgagagagagagagagaacgtacCAGCACTACAATGTCCTTCATGTACTCGTACTCCTCAGGGTGCAGGAACGCAGTAAACTCCTCCTTATCAGCCTGAAGGTCTCCATCCTGATCAGCCATCTTGAAGCGGCGCTCATCCCGCAACATCATCTGCCTATAGCTGAGGCCGTCATCAGGGTCCTGTTCATCTGGGACATAAACACCATCAGACTTCCTGAAGATCTGCGCTCTGATTAGCTGTACAGGCTTTCAGGATCTCACACACTTACCCAGAACATACCCATAAGTAGCATTCCTGTACTCCTCCCAAGTCACATGACCATCAGCATTAAGGTCATGACCCTGCCACTGCCTGTCCACGTCACTGTAGATCCAGCGTTTCTGTGCATGTTTAATCCActtcttcatctcctccacaGTAACAAAGCCATCATCATCCTCGTCGATCCGATCAACGATGATCctgcaaaaacctcaaaacGTGTAAATgagcgtgcgcgtgtgtgcatgcatatataaatgtgagtgtgtgtgtgtgtgtgtgtgtgtgtaaatgagagtATGTGTGCGTACCCCAGCCTTTCCTTGCTCTCTTCAGGGCTCAGCTGCTCAAAAGTCTTGGACTCCTCCTGACCAAGGAAAGCCTGGTGGTCGTAGTCAAAGTTCTCTGCGTCGTCATGACGACGGCTGCTGAGCGGCGCATCATGATGGACGCGGTCCTTCTTCTCCATGGGTTTAGCAGCAGCCAGGACCACGCccagcccaacacacacccacagcacGGGCGGGACCATCACTCGCAAAAACACACCTTCACTGGGGACACAGGAGATTtccttacacacgcacacacacacacacacacacaccggtgaAACACGGGACGCACACACCTTCACTGGTGGAACACGTGAGACttccgtacacacacacacagcgtaaacGTGACGTCATTCGTCAAATATTAGACTCACCCCGGAGTCCGAAATGCACCGCGGCCCCGCTCGAACTCCTGCCGATATTCCTGACTCGCGAACGAGTGATGAACCAATAAGATCGTGGACACGGTTCAAGTCCCGCCTCTCCCACGTTTTTTATCCCGCCTCCAATTGAGTCTGCCCAATAAGAGAAAGAAGGGGGTCTGTCCTGCCGTTCGCTGACGTCATTATGCCGGAACCAATGAATTCACTCATTAGTCAGAGCGTCGCTATAACGAGCGGGGATTGGCCCTTCCCGACAGCCAGAGGTCACGTGACTGGTTCAAACTCGCCACGTCCTCAGTCTGGGCGTCGTAGTGGACTTAATCTGAATTCGGGTACAAAAGTGAGAAACATTTAGCGCGATTTCACACGTTTGCTCTGGTCCGAGTCAGTCTGTGAGTTTGTATCAACATTGTATGAAAATGAGAACCGTCTCCCTGCTGACTGGTCAGACGTATCGATCCAGGGAGCAGATTGACGTGGTTTTATATTAGATTTCATGAATTCCCTACTGTAGGTTTTAGAAATGTGTTGCCGCTACGTCTTGAAAACAATATACTGACGCAGGAGGTGGCGTGGAGGAGACTGTCCTGGATTTACCTTTGCTGATGCATCTGACCAGTCAGCTGAGGTTTGAAGTGGTGCATTTTCCTCTGTGTGAAAGGGAAccgaaccaagaggaaaatgatgACTGGGACGTGAAAGCGCCTTCATCCACAGAATAACGACACGAGCAGTTAACAAAGCAACATTTATTCTCATTTACAAAGCATCATCAGGACAGCTGCAGTGGCGGTTCGGCTGATGGAGGTGGGGGTGCCAGGGTCGTGACCCCTGCGGCGGGCGTGGCTGAGGCGAAGAGGGTGTCCAGAATTCCCAGAACCTGCAGTAATTCCTGCTGGTAATCGATCTCACGACCCAAACACTCCAGCAAACGCTGCAGTAAGCGCTCCATCACCGGTGACTGGGACACCACCTGCTGATACACGTCtaaaaaacacaccacacatgaGACTCGATGTGTGGACAAAGGTGgcgagtgacacacacacacacacacaccttacctACAACCACATGAGCCACAGAGAGTAAAATTCGAGAGAACCGTGGATCAGTGATAAACCTGAAGATCACACACAACAAGAAAAGGGTtagatgtgtgtgagagagagaacaccAAAAATATTTATACTAAAATGTACGGTGCACTAAATATTATACCAGTTCAGTTAGTTTAGTTTTGCCTTTATGGTCACTGCACTGAAGCAGGACATATACAACCATATACAGCCCCATGGGGCTTCTTTACAGTGCAGACAGACAACTCAGTACAATATCTGGTTCTAAACAACAATGACACAATTTACAGGTCAGTATTGAAGCATTTATgtgtatagaaatatatatatgaatatgcatAGACGACTGCAGAGGAATAAATGGATGCATACACAGTACTCACAATAGGTTAGGGATATTGTTGTTTACGCTTTTCCTGTtggctctgaattttaatgaaataagttcccttttgatattactaataatgtatgagaagaaaccccattttcattaatttaatatttattaccgcAAAAataataacagggatagccccaaataacaaaaactgACAATGCCAGTAGAAGGTGTTTCCACCACTTGGTGCAatgacagcgacgtctcatgctcctcgtgatgttgttctgaggcaatgcggtCAACTCCTCCACAAGCGCCACACGCAGTTTTACCAGGTCCCGTGTGGCAGTTGTGTAACGACGGTCTGTCgttgcggtctgtcactcgaggggctccactcctgggtctgtcatgaactctgacACTAGTTCTGTGTCTGTATGCAAGTCTACTGACGACTAGAGACAGTGGtgttctagcggttaaggaagcggccccgtaatcagaaggttgccggttcgaatcccgacccgccaaggtgccactgagcaaagcaccgtcccccacaccctgctcacccccacacactgaggtgtgtatcaccccaatacaattgcctccctatcccaaaaatgtctgaagtgaatcACTAAGTGAATATCCCATAAGCAGGATGACTCCCTCGGCTCTGTGGAAATGTAGTTCAGTGAGAGGAGCGGGCAGAATCTTCCATTCGTTCTCTGATGCAGTTTGTCAGTAGTCTCTCGACGGTGGAGCGGCAGAAGGTCACCAGCAGCTTCTAGTCTTCATGCACAGGCAGTTACTCTAGTCTTTACATTTAGAGTCAAACACACTCATGAAACCTAAAATATTCTTGTGGGGTCGTGCTCGTCTGTACCTCAGCAGGAAGTTGAGCAGGGGGGTGATGCTCTCTTCCTCCCGTCCTGCAACAGCATTCCTCAGGGTTCCTCTGCGCTCCAGTTCAATCAGAACCGCCACACACACCTCTGGACTATTGGAGCGTCTCCATgcctgaacaaacacacacacacacacactcacaccctgCATCACTGCAGATGAAGTGAGCGTGTTAACTGTAGAGCGCTGGGCAGCAGGCCCCACCTCCAGCGCGGAATCCAGAGCTTCAGACACTTTGAAACTCTTGAGGAGTCGGTCATGTTTCTTCAGGTGATGCTTCAGAGATTTACGAACCACGAAATCATCCTGGTGAGCAGAACACATCTCATTAATACACACATAAACCCGCAGGGGACATTTACTCTCAATTTAATGCCATGAAAACCACACCTGCTTTGGCGTGTAGTTCCGCCCCTTAACAAACATGCGGTAAGAGgggccacgcctctttctgccatccacttcctgttcctcaGAAGGCTTCCTGTGGCGCAGACTCAGGACGCCATTGGTCATCCCCACGGCAACAATGCCATCATCCGGCTGCACAAGAAGAACTCTTACTGATGGCATGCACGTCTTTTTATTTACTGGAGGTGTCAGGTGCAGCGCCACTCAGGTGCACGGGCGGGGCCGGCCAGAGGTaagattttaggtggcgccCCCTTGCAAATTCCTCTGCTAGTGTAGATATACTCAAAAGAAAGTGAATACATTTGTATTAGACGTTATTTTTAGTACAAGTGTGCTGCAGttggggagagtgtgtgtgtgtgtgtgtgtgtgtgtgtgtgtgtcagcgtcTGTACGAACTCACAGCTACAGCCAGGCTGAGAACAGATGCTTCATAATCAAACGTGTGCACCACCTTATAGGAAGAGCTATACACCTTCACATGTctggagagaaacacacacacacacacacacattatttacatAAACTAATATTAgcacgacccccccccccaagaccACACCCACCTATCCAGAGATCCGGTGAGGAGGCGGTTGGAATGTGTACTCAAACAAACACAAGTCACCGTCTTGTGGTGATTCTTCAGAGAAACCAGCTGCTGCCCTCCTTTCAGAAGGTCCCACACCTTCACATGTTGGCCACCTACACAACCACAAAcgtaattaacacacacagtaaagcCGAACACGTCTGATTTGATggtttttctgatattgccagactgatAAAACCATGACTATCGCCGTCCTCCTCGCCCGCATTTCTGCATCGTAACCCTCACCCAGTACTGTGTGCATTGCTTCCGTATTCCAGCGCTACAGCAGCCCAGACATCCCAACCTGCAAAAAGCTGCTTTTTCCCCATGTCTGGGAGGAGAGAAGCAGCTTGTTGGCCCAGATGTATCATAACTGCTTAGATGATAAATTCTGGAGAATTCAGACATGTGATGAACAAACCCAGTAAAAGCCCTTATTTACAGTTCAGTAATCCATCCCTGCTGTTAACTAGTCCCTTACCTATTAACATACTACAGCAATACAGAGCAAGAAAGGTCAGTAAACTAGGAACTGACTAAAGGTCAAGTTTATTAAAAACTATCAAATAAATGAtagaattaaaatacagaacCGAAAACGTAGCTTACTTTAGCTTCTCGGACAGacgtttttaaaatgcagacgGACAGATGAGGACGGGTTTAAATTAGCCACGTATCTTCTGCAACGTAGAACCTCAGCATTTATCTCCAAAGCTCTTTTGCGATAAtaaaaacgcatcacctgacgagATTGTCAATCCAATTAATGTTTCATGAATAgactaacatttaataaaagtaatttacaaCACACAACCTCTCTGGGGGGACAGGTACTATAGACCGATCATTCACCGCACAAGCTCGACCCGACCCGACTGAAATGGTAAATTGAGCCTTTTTTACAGCTCTGATGTGAAGTGCGTTGCATTGCTTGAGGGAGAATTCCCTCAAAGCTCTTCAAGATCGAGCTGAATTTCACATAATCGCCGGGCACCCAACATAAACCCCATCATGCACTCCGGCTCAGGCCACACACCTGTGGAGACCAGCAGCCCCTCAGAGGGGTAGAGCAAGACCCCTTCTACCGGCTGGCCATGTTCCATCTTCATCACGCATCGCTCCAGCCGCGCGTCCCAAACACGAAGCGTGTGATCGTACGACCCTGAGAAGATCAGAGGAGTTACAGCAGACCAAGCACCAAACCCGCGGGGACAGCGGGACGTGCGCTACCGGTGATGAAGACGTCTGGGTTGCGGGAGCTGGTGGCGAGAGCGCGGATGTAGTCACTGTGTTCGCCCAACGCGGCCACTTCCTGCGCCGTCGACACGTCCCAGACGCGACTGCTGAGGTCATCGGAGCCGGAGACGATCCGGAAACCGTCCGAGAGAAACGAGGTGACACGAACCGATCTGGGAGAGAAGAGACGTTTCCAACACACACTACAGACAGGACACACAGCTCACCAGCCGAGTCCAACTCACTTGCTGTGTCCAGTGAACTGCCTGAGCGCCACACGGCCACCAACATCAAACAGTCGGACAAGTCCCTCGTCGCTACCGGCAACCAGCAGACGGCCGTCAGCTCGAAAGCTGCCACTGTACGCGGAGCCTTTGAAGCGCGAGAAACTGCGCAGAGGCTCATGGGAGTTTGGACCAAAGATCTGGACCTGAAGACAGAAATGAGCTTGTAGCCACTCTGTGTctcagtggtggtctagtgtgaaggaagcgtccccgtaatcattAATTAAGTGAATGTcgtcgtgatacacagcagcacagcacgcggtgacagtgaaacgtgtcctctgtatttaaccatcaccctgagtgagcagtgggcaccatgacaggcgcccggggaccagcgtgtggggacggtgcttcgctcaccttggcagatcgggattcggcaaccttccggttacggcgccgcttccttaaccgctaggccaccactgtcagaacgttgcaggtttgaatcccgacctgccaaggtgccactgaggtcccgtccccacacactgctacctgggcacctgtcatggtgcccactgtcaccaagggtgatggctaaatacagaggacgagTTTCACcgtgttaccgtgtgctgtgctgcattatttcacaataacaatcacgtGACTTTCAGTCAAAGTTCTTTTTCTGTCACCAGCAGCTTTGTACATGAGACGACGTTTCATATGGTCATCAGAACAGGAGCAAACAAGCAGCACAGGAAACTGTTCTCATTGACAAActagaagaaaataaaaatactcaCATAtctagtcgactgaaacttgactaaacTAAGATGACTCTGGACGTGACTTAGACTAGtaaagactaaaataaaataaaataaaaaaaacccactaaactaaaattaaaagcaaaatgcaatttgacttaattatacatttataccatcatttcgttgccctgtacatGCGTAATAatgttgaatctaatctaatcaaaTTCTACCTATCAGCAACATCAGAATGATGTCTGAGAAAGAGGAGGATCTCACCCTGGTGGACGCAGTCACAGCGTAGTTGTGAGGTGAAAGAGGAGAGAAATGAATCTTCGTCACGGCGCCAAACTCCTTTATCTGGACCGggctctgcaacacacacacacacacacaccatcaaatACACGGACAGCCTGAGCTGATTACTGTACTTCATCTTCTCCCACCTTGTAGCTTCTCCAGTACAGCGCATCTTCAGTCACCTTCTCCCCCAACTGCGGGATCACGGGAACTCTGGTCGGTTTAAAAGCCGtcatttctacacacacacacacacacacacacacacacacacacacacacacacacacagacacacacacacacacacaacacacacacacacacacacacacacacacacacacacagacagagaaacacagacacacacgaaGAATTAATTCACAGTTCTGAATGATTGCTGTGTTTTGCTGATCTCTTTATTCGGACCTTCGTCTTATATCTAACAATAGTCAGTAAACGCGAACCAACGTGAAAGCGGCGCGtttcatctcctcacctctccaaGAACAATCCTGCAAAAAAATGACcgagtggagtaaaaaaaatcataaatcgCCGAAAATCACGTTGTTACAGCGCAGCACACCGCGCCGCCATTTTCCTTCTGATTCTGCTGCTGCGTGAACTCCGAGGAAGAAAAAAGCAGCGCCGAGCGCCACCTGCTGTTCAGGAAGAAAACGAACTTTTACATGAAAAGCACCCCCACccagaaaaaaacaccagaTGTTCTGGAGGAACACCCCCACCCAATCCACTCTACACCCAACCACCCAGAAAAACCCACCAGATGTTCAGGAAGAACACTAACTTTTACATCaaaaaacacccccacccaATCCACTCTACACCCAACCACCCAGAAAAACCCACCAGATGTTCAGGAAGAACACCAACTTTTACATCaaaaaacacccccacccaATCCACTCTACACCCAACCATCCAGACAAAAACACCAGATGTTCTGGAGGAACACCCCCACCCAATCCACTCTACACCCAACCACCCAGAAAAAACCACCAGATGTTCAGGAGGAACACCAACTTTTACATCaaaaaacacccccacccaATCCACTCTACACCCAACCACCCAGAAAAACCCACCAGATGTTCAGGAAGAACACTAACTTTTACATCaaaaaacacccccacccaATCCACTCTACACCCAACCACCCAGAAAAACCCACCAGATGTTCAGGAAGAACACCAACTTTTACATCaaaaaacacccccacccaATCCACTCTACACCCAACCATCCAGACAAAAACACCAGATGTTCTGGAGGAACACCCCCACCCAATCCACTCTACACCCAACCACCCAGAAAAAACCACCAGATGTTCAGGAGGAACACCAACTTTTACATCaaaaaacacccccacccaATCCACTCTACACCCAACCACCCAGAAAAACCCACCAGATGTTCAGGAGGAACACCAACTTTCACATCaaaaaacacccccacccaATCCACTCTACACCCAACTACCCAGAAAAACCCACCAGATGTTCAGGAGGAACACCAACTTTCACATCaaaaaacacccccacccaATCCACTCTACACCCAACCACCCAGAAAAACCCACCAGATGTTTAGGAAGAACACCAACTTTTACATCAAAAAACACCCCAATCCACTCTACACCCAACCAGAAAACCCACCAGATGTTCAGGAGGAACACCAACCTTTACATAAAAACACCCCCACCCAATCCACTCTACACCCAACCACCCAGAAAAACCCACCAGATGTTCTGGAGGAACACCaacttttacataaaaaaaaaccccacccaATCCACTCTACACCCAACCAACAGAAAACCCACCAGATGTTCTGGAGGAACACCAACTTTTACATCAAAAAACACCCCAATCCTCTCTACACCCAACCAGAAAACCCACCAGATGTTCAGGAGGAAAACCAACTTTTACatcaaaaaaaaccccacccaATCCACTCTACACCCAACCACCCAGAAAAACCCACCAGATGTTCTGGAGGAACACCaacttttacataaaaaaaaaccccacccaATCCACTCTACACCCAACCAACAGAAAACCCACC includes these proteins:
- the calub gene encoding calumenin-B, which gives rise to MVPPVLWVCVGLGVVLAAAKPMEKKDRVHHDAPLSSRRHDDAENFDYDHQAFLGQEESKTFEQLSPEESKERLGIIVDRIDEDDDGFVTVEEMKKWIKHAQKRWIYSDVDRQWQGHDLNADGHVTWEEYRNATYGYVLDEQDPDDGLSYRQMMLRDERRFKMADQDGDLQADKEEFTAFLHPEEYEYMKDIVVLETMEDIDKNADGFIDLEEYIGDMYNKEGDPAEPEWVQTEREQFTEFRDKNKDGRMDQQETRDWILPSDYDHAEAEAKHLLYESDADQDGRLTKSEIVQKYDLFVGSQATDFGEALARHEEF
- the utp15 gene encoding U3 small nucleolar RNA-associated protein 15 homolog, encoding MTAFKPTRVPVIPQLGEKVTEDALYWRSYKSPVQIKEFGAVTKIHFSPLSPHNYAVTASTRVQIFGPNSHEPLRSFSRFKGSAYSGSFRADGRLLVAGSDEGLVRLFDVGGRVALRQFTGHSKSVRVTSFLSDGFRIVSGSDDLSSRVWDVSTAQEVAALGEHSDYIRALATSSRNPDVFITGSYDHTLRVWDARLERCVMKMEHGQPVEGVLLYPSEGLLVSTGGQHVKVWDLLKGGQQLVSLKNHHKTVTCVCLSTHSNRLLTGSLDRHVKVYSSSYKVVHTFDYEASVLSLAVAPDDGIVAVGMTNGVLSLRHRKPSEEQEVDGRKRRGPSYRMFVKGRNYTPKQDDFVVRKSLKHHLKKHDRLLKSFKVSEALDSALEAWRRSNSPEVCVAVLIELERRGTLRNAVAGREEESITPLLNFLLRFITDPRFSRILLSVAHVVVDVYQQVVSQSPVMERLLQRLLECLGREIDYQQELLQVLGILDTLFASATPAAGVTTLAPPPPSAEPPLQLS